In one window of uncultured Acetobacteroides sp. DNA:
- a CDS encoding IS256 family transposase translates to MKEEEKVASFSYEEFEKEAIKGLYERKSLSGENGVFAPLLKHFLEKALALELEQHLKDSEGNKRNGATTKTVKSSNGEFELSPPRDRNGSFTPEIVAKRQVLLDDELCEKVLSLYAKGMSYADIRKLLMEVYGLSLSPAQMSELTDRLIPELQEWQQRPLSPLYAIVWFDAIHFKCREGGAVQGKALYNVYAVSQEGFRELLGIYIAGSESARFWLEVLQDLRLRGVEDILIACTDNLKGFSEAISSTFPETVIQSCIVHQVRSTLKYVVKKDYKAITADMRAIYGSPTLEAGEAELERFAERWGTKYPTAVKSWRENWYKLSSFFDFGREIRRLMYTTNPIEGIHRRMRKVTKTKGCFSSDMAIKKLIYLVIRDINSSPKREVAGWKLIYGQLCIKFAERMAKFGA, encoded by the coding sequence ATGAAAGAGGAAGAAAAAGTAGCGAGCTTCAGCTACGAGGAATTTGAGAAGGAGGCCATCAAAGGCCTTTACGAGCGCAAGAGCCTAAGCGGCGAGAATGGGGTGTTCGCCCCGCTGCTCAAGCACTTTTTGGAGAAGGCCCTAGCGCTGGAGCTGGAGCAGCACCTGAAGGATTCGGAGGGCAACAAGCGCAACGGCGCTACCACCAAAACGGTTAAGAGCTCGAACGGCGAGTTTGAGCTCAGCCCCCCCAGAGACCGTAACGGATCCTTTACCCCAGAGATCGTGGCCAAGCGGCAGGTGCTGCTGGACGACGAGCTCTGCGAGAAGGTGCTCTCGCTCTACGCCAAGGGGATGAGCTACGCCGACATTCGGAAGCTGCTGATGGAGGTTTACGGGCTTTCGCTCTCGCCCGCCCAGATGAGCGAGCTCACCGATCGGCTCATCCCCGAGCTGCAGGAGTGGCAGCAGCGCCCGCTGAGCCCGCTCTACGCGATAGTCTGGTTCGACGCCATCCACTTCAAGTGCCGCGAGGGCGGTGCAGTGCAGGGCAAGGCGCTCTACAACGTCTACGCGGTCAGCCAGGAGGGCTTTCGGGAGCTGCTGGGCATCTACATTGCCGGGAGCGAGTCGGCCCGCTTCTGGCTGGAGGTGCTGCAGGATCTGCGCCTTCGGGGCGTGGAGGACATCCTGATCGCCTGCACGGATAACCTCAAGGGCTTCAGCGAGGCCATCAGCAGCACCTTTCCCGAGACGGTCATCCAGAGCTGCATCGTCCACCAGGTGCGCAGCACGCTCAAGTACGTGGTTAAAAAAGACTACAAGGCCATCACCGCCGACATGCGGGCCATCTACGGCAGCCCCACGCTGGAGGCGGGCGAGGCGGAGCTCGAGCGCTTCGCCGAGCGCTGGGGGACGAAGTACCCCACCGCCGTCAAGAGCTGGCGGGAAAACTGGTACAAGCTGAGCTCCTTCTTCGACTTCGGCAGGGAGATCCGCCGGCTCATGTACACCACCAACCCCATCGAGGGCATCCACCGGCGCATGCGGAAGGTGACCAAGACCAAGGGGTGCTTCTCCTCCGACATGGCCATCAAGAAGCTGATATACCTCGTTATTCGGGATATCAACTCGAGCCCAAAGCGGGAAGTTGCGGGGTGGAAGCTCATCTACGGGCAGCTTTGCATTAAATTTGCCGAGCGGATGGCCAAGTTTGGAGCATGA
- a CDS encoding NUDIX hydrolase — protein MRTAINPSISVDIVVFGFDGTRLKVLLVERQKLNSSATKEYKLPGSMIAENEDLDTSAHHTLQNLTGLNNIYLEQLHVFSDPNRISNEDDKKWIEFTYGITATRIVTVSYFSLVKINLSVLKATMQGKASWCDVQELKHVSFDHKEIILKGLDRLKSRMQSTPIAFELLPKKFTIKQLQNLYEAILGVDIDNRNFRKKILKYPFLIQLDEKEAKVNHKPALLYQFDAHSYRQEQKKLKKLKIF, from the coding sequence ATGCGTACAGCAATTAACCCGTCAATATCAGTAGATATCGTAGTGTTCGGCTTCGATGGAACCCGGCTGAAAGTGCTCCTTGTAGAACGGCAAAAGCTGAATAGCAGCGCCACCAAAGAGTACAAGCTGCCGGGGAGCATGATCGCCGAGAACGAAGATCTCGACACCAGCGCCCACCATACGCTACAGAACCTTACGGGCCTAAACAACATCTACCTCGAGCAGCTACACGTATTCTCGGATCCCAACCGGATCAGCAACGAGGACGATAAGAAATGGATCGAGTTTACGTACGGCATTACGGCCACCCGCATCGTTACGGTTTCGTACTTCTCGCTGGTAAAAATCAACCTGAGCGTGCTAAAGGCAACCATGCAGGGGAAAGCCTCGTGGTGCGACGTTCAGGAGCTGAAGCACGTATCGTTCGACCATAAGGAGATAATCCTAAAGGGGCTCGACCGGCTAAAAAGCCGGATGCAGTCCACGCCTATCGCCTTCGAGCTGCTCCCCAAAAAATTTACCATCAAGCAGCTGCAAAACCTCTACGAAGCCATACTGGGCGTCGACATCGACAACCGAAACTTCAGAAAGAAAATCCTGAAGTACCCATTTCTGATACAGCTCGACGAGAAGGAGGCCAAGGTGAACCATAAGCCGGCCCTTCTTTACCAGTTTGATGCCCACTCGTACCGTCAGGAACAAAAGAAGCTGAAGAAGCTGAAAATATTTTAA
- a CDS encoding AraC family transcriptional regulator, whose product MKKKEGFSGQRTIVLPKSIIQALEQDPITANVHVTDIGYYPNAKFHFRKRDEGIEQHILLYCISGCGWVEVDGRRSRLNENQLVVLPAGTPHQYGSDTSTPWSIYWLHFKGEQAQLYAQRLGVPVNLEPSSTSRNEERIGLFESIYSTLEMGYGVDNLCYASICLQYFLGSILFKDQYANRNDGASPAADTVSQCIHFMNENIEKKLTLNDLTAFAKYSSTQLTAIFKARTGYSPIDYLILLKVQKACQYLDHTKMKITQISPKVGIEDPLYFSRIFQKKMGMSPSEYRKKDKG is encoded by the coding sequence ATGAAGAAAAAGGAAGGTTTTAGCGGGCAAAGAACCATTGTTTTACCAAAGTCGATTATCCAAGCGCTGGAGCAAGATCCCATCACGGCTAACGTGCATGTTACCGATATCGGTTACTACCCCAACGCAAAATTTCACTTCAGGAAGAGGGACGAGGGGATAGAGCAACATATACTATTATACTGCATCAGCGGGTGTGGCTGGGTGGAGGTGGACGGACGGCGAAGTAGGCTAAACGAGAATCAGCTGGTTGTTCTTCCGGCAGGCACGCCGCACCAGTACGGCTCCGACACATCGACCCCGTGGAGCATCTACTGGCTGCACTTTAAGGGGGAGCAGGCGCAGCTCTACGCTCAACGGCTGGGTGTACCCGTAAACCTGGAGCCCAGCAGCACGTCGCGCAACGAGGAAAGAATCGGCCTCTTCGAAAGCATCTACAGCACGCTCGAAATGGGCTACGGCGTCGATAATCTGTGCTACGCCAGCATTTGCCTCCAGTACTTCTTGGGGAGCATCCTGTTCAAAGATCAGTACGCCAACCGCAACGACGGCGCCAGCCCCGCTGCCGATACGGTTAGCCAGTGCATCCACTTTATGAACGAGAACATCGAGAAAAAGCTTACGCTAAATGACCTGACCGCATTTGCCAAGTACTCGAGCACCCAGCTAACTGCCATCTTTAAGGCCCGAACGGGCTATTCGCCCATCGACTACCTTATCCTGCTTAAGGTCCAGAAGGCCTGCCAGTACCTCGACCATACCAAGATGAAGATTACCCAGATCAGCCCCAAGGTTGGCATCGAGGATCCGCTCTACTTCTCCCGAATTTTCCAGAAGAAGATGGGCATGTCGCCAAGCGAGTACCGGAAGAAGGATAAGGGGTAG
- a CDS encoding FGGY family carbohydrate kinase: MKTLGIDIGSSSVKVAVFDASTGRCLASTQMPSEEMAISSPQKGWAEQAPDMWWSYFVDAAKQLSATVTLSEIKAIGITYQMHGLVTIDGNGAVVRPSIIWCDSRAVSLGNRAMESIGAEKCLEHHLNSPGNFTASKLAWIKENEPELFGRISKIMLPGDYIAYKLSGEATSTAQGLSEGIFWDFKEEKVSETVLDQYGLSKELLARQVPCFGHQSALSRDAATLLGIKEGTPITYRSGDQPNNAFSLNVLNPGEIAATAGTSGVVYGVSSRIAYDPQSRVNTFMHVNHTSSDPRLGVLLCINGTGILNSWMRRNATKNLSYVQMNELASQAPTGSDGLTILPFGNGAERVLGNLELGAHMQNINFNLHSTAHMLRAAQEGIAFSMQYGVEVMKTVGVTPTIIRAGIANLFQSDLFTQTVADITGATIELYNTNGAIGAARGAALGAGYYSTPSEAFATLKVEKVVEPQSNPMLQEAYENWNRCLSQLLK, translated from the coding sequence ATGAAAACACTTGGGATCGACATTGGCAGCTCCTCCGTAAAAGTTGCCGTTTTTGATGCATCAACAGGCCGCTGCCTGGCCTCAACGCAAATGCCCTCGGAAGAGATGGCCATCAGCTCGCCGCAAAAAGGCTGGGCAGAGCAAGCTCCAGACATGTGGTGGAGCTACTTCGTGGATGCCGCTAAGCAGCTATCGGCTACCGTTACCCTGTCCGAGATCAAGGCCATCGGCATTACCTACCAAATGCACGGGCTGGTTACAATCGATGGCAATGGAGCCGTTGTTCGCCCGTCCATCATCTGGTGCGACAGCCGAGCCGTATCATTAGGCAACCGGGCGATGGAGAGCATCGGAGCCGAGAAGTGCCTAGAGCACCACCTGAACTCGCCTGGAAACTTTACCGCCTCGAAGCTGGCCTGGATTAAGGAGAACGAGCCTGAACTGTTTGGCCGAATCAGTAAGATCATGCTCCCCGGCGACTACATCGCCTACAAGCTCTCGGGAGAGGCAACCTCAACCGCCCAAGGCTTATCCGAAGGGATATTCTGGGATTTCAAGGAGGAAAAGGTATCGGAAACCGTCCTCGACCAGTACGGCTTAAGCAAAGAGCTGCTGGCCCGTCAGGTTCCCTGCTTTGGGCACCAGTCGGCGCTGAGCCGCGATGCCGCGACGCTCCTGGGCATAAAGGAAGGAACGCCGATCACCTACCGCTCCGGCGATCAGCCCAACAACGCCTTCTCGCTAAACGTGCTCAACCCTGGCGAAATTGCGGCAACCGCAGGAACATCGGGCGTTGTGTACGGCGTAAGCAGCCGCATTGCCTACGACCCACAATCGAGGGTGAACACCTTTATGCACGTCAACCACACCAGCAGCGATCCGCGCTTGGGCGTGCTGCTGTGCATCAACGGCACCGGAATCCTAAACTCCTGGATGCGCCGGAATGCCACCAAAAATCTCTCCTACGTGCAGATGAACGAGCTGGCATCGCAAGCGCCAACCGGCAGCGATGGGCTTACCATACTTCCGTTTGGCAATGGCGCCGAGCGCGTGCTGGGCAACCTGGAGCTGGGGGCGCACATGCAGAATATCAACTTCAACCTGCACAGCACGGCGCACATGCTAAGGGCCGCCCAGGAAGGCATCGCATTCTCCATGCAGTACGGTGTGGAGGTGATGAAAACCGTAGGCGTTACCCCCACGATTATCCGTGCAGGCATCGCCAACCTCTTTCAGAGCGACCTGTTTACCCAAACCGTTGCCGATATAACGGGTGCAACAATAGAGCTCTACAACACCAACGGCGCAATTGGCGCCGCACGCGGTGCAGCCCTTGGTGCCGGATACTACAGCACCCCCTCGGAAGCCTTTGCAACCCTTAAGGTGGAAAAGGTTGTCGAACCCCAAAGCAACCCCATGCTTCAGGAAGCCTACGAAAACTGGAATCGTTGTTTAAGTCAGCTACTAAAATAA
- the xylA gene encoding xylose isomerase, translated as MSKEFFGSIEKIKFEGRESKNPFAYKWYDENRMVNGKTMKEQLRFAMAYWHTLTGTGGDPFGPGTKAFPWEQASDLMQRNHDRMDAAFEIATKLGIPFWCFHDTDVAGDGSVFEIEERLGKMVEYAAKLQKETGVKLLWGTANVFSNPRYMNGASTNPDFSVLAHAATQVKNAIDATIALGGENYVFWGGREGYMTLLNSDTKREKEHLGQFLTMARDYGRKNGFKGSFLIEPKPMEPTKHQYDFDTETVIGFLRQYNLDKDFKMNIEVNHATLAGHTFEHELQMAANAGMFGSIDANRGDYQNGWDTDQFPIDIYEVTQAMLVIQQAGGFTTGGINFDAKTRRNSTDLDDIIIAHIAGMDVFARALVVADDILKNSDLLEMRKKRYASFDSGKGAEFDAGKLSLEDLRAYAKATGEPALTSGKQELYEQLINLYI; from the coding sequence ATGAGCAAAGAATTTTTCGGATCTATAGAAAAGATCAAGTTCGAAGGACGTGAGTCTAAGAATCCATTTGCCTACAAATGGTACGACGAGAATCGCATGGTAAACGGAAAGACCATGAAGGAGCAGCTTCGCTTTGCCATGGCCTACTGGCATACGCTTACCGGCACCGGCGGCGATCCCTTTGGCCCAGGCACCAAAGCCTTCCCTTGGGAGCAAGCATCAGATCTTATGCAGCGCAACCACGACAGAATGGATGCAGCCTTCGAGATTGCCACCAAGCTGGGCATTCCTTTCTGGTGCTTCCACGATACCGATGTTGCCGGAGACGGCTCGGTATTCGAGATAGAAGAGCGCCTTGGCAAAATGGTAGAGTATGCCGCCAAGCTACAAAAGGAGACCGGCGTGAAGTTGCTGTGGGGTACCGCCAACGTGTTTAGCAACCCAAGGTACATGAACGGTGCTTCTACCAACCCCGACTTTAGCGTACTAGCGCATGCCGCAACTCAGGTAAAGAATGCCATTGATGCTACCATAGCGCTAGGAGGCGAGAACTACGTATTCTGGGGTGGCCGCGAGGGCTACATGACGCTGCTAAACAGCGATACCAAGCGCGAGAAAGAGCATCTTGGCCAATTCCTAACCATGGCTCGCGACTACGGCCGTAAGAATGGCTTCAAGGGATCTTTCCTCATCGAGCCTAAGCCCATGGAGCCAACCAAGCACCAGTACGACTTCGACACCGAAACGGTTATCGGATTCCTCCGTCAGTACAACCTCGACAAGGACTTCAAGATGAACATAGAGGTAAACCACGCAACGCTGGCAGGCCACACCTTCGAGCACGAGCTGCAAATGGCCGCCAACGCGGGCATGTTTGGTAGCATCGACGCTAACCGTGGCGACTACCAAAACGGCTGGGACACCGACCAGTTCCCCATCGACATCTACGAGGTTACCCAAGCCATGCTTGTCATTCAGCAGGCAGGTGGCTTCACCACCGGCGGTATCAACTTCGATGCTAAGACCCGCAGAAACTCTACCGACCTTGACGATATCATCATCGCCCACATCGCTGGTATGGACGTATTCGCCCGCGCTCTTGTGGTTGCCGACGACATCCTTAAGAACTCGGATCTACTTGAGATGAGAAAGAAGCGCTACGCCTCGTTCGACTCCGGTAAGGGTGCCGAGTTTGACGCCGGCAAGCTTTCGCTCGAAGATCTTCGCGCATACGCCAAGGCAACAGGCGAGCCTGCCCTTACAAGTGGCAAGCAGGAGCTATACGAGCAGCTGATTAACCTGTACATCTAA
- a CDS encoding sugar porter family MFS transporter, with amino-acid sequence MKKINSWYVFFIASVSAMGGLLFGYDWVVIGGAKPFYERFFDIASSTNLQAWAMSCALIGCIVGAVASGVISEKFGRKKPLLLSALIFVVASLGTGLANSYSLFVVFRMIGGVGIGLASAISPMYIAEVAPSHLRGRFVSLNQMTIVIGILLAQVINLLIADKVPAGATDEFIRSSWNGQVGWRWMFFACAVPASAFFILAFLVPESPRWLIKMGKTDKALPTLEKIGGATFARDEVSKIQETLNDVSEKVDLKALLNRKYRFVLLIGIVLAVFQQWCGINTVFNYAEEIFTAAGYGVSDTLFNIVITGSVNLIFTLVAMFTVDNWGRKKLMLFGSVGLSAIYILLGGAFFFGFKGIPVLTLVVAAIAVYAMSLAPIVWVILSEIFPNRVRGAAMALATFALWVACFILTYTFPLLNSSLGAAGTFWVYAGVCLVGFLFIVKNLPETKGKSLEEIEHQIVK; translated from the coding sequence ATGAAAAAAATAAACAGCTGGTACGTCTTCTTTATTGCAAGCGTTTCAGCAATGGGGGGACTACTTTTTGGGTACGACTGGGTGGTTATTGGAGGGGCAAAGCCCTTCTACGAGCGCTTTTTTGATATTGCGAGTTCAACCAACCTACAGGCATGGGCCATGAGCTGCGCCCTTATTGGCTGCATTGTAGGTGCGGTTGCATCTGGAGTAATTAGCGAGAAATTTGGAAGAAAAAAGCCGCTGCTGCTATCGGCCCTCATTTTTGTTGTAGCATCATTAGGAACGGGATTGGCAAACAGCTATTCCCTATTTGTGGTATTCCGTATGATAGGTGGCGTTGGCATCGGCTTGGCATCGGCCATTTCGCCCATGTACATTGCCGAGGTTGCCCCATCGCACCTCCGCGGACGATTTGTCTCGCTCAACCAGATGACCATCGTTATCGGCATCCTGCTGGCTCAGGTCATTAACCTACTTATTGCCGACAAGGTACCCGCAGGTGCAACCGACGAATTTATCCGCTCGTCGTGGAATGGGCAAGTCGGTTGGCGCTGGATGTTCTTTGCATGCGCGGTTCCTGCCTCAGCCTTTTTTATTCTAGCATTTTTAGTACCCGAAAGTCCACGCTGGCTTATCAAGATGGGAAAGACCGACAAGGCACTTCCTACCCTCGAAAAGATAGGCGGAGCAACATTTGCTCGCGACGAAGTAAGCAAAATACAGGAGACGCTGAACGATGTAAGCGAAAAGGTAGATCTAAAAGCGCTGCTTAACCGCAAGTACCGATTCGTGCTGCTTATCGGTATCGTGTTGGCAGTATTTCAGCAGTGGTGCGGCATCAACACCGTATTCAACTACGCCGAAGAGATATTTACCGCCGCAGGATATGGGGTTAGCGACACCCTATTCAACATCGTTATTACGGGTAGCGTTAACCTAATCTTTACGCTGGTGGCCATGTTTACCGTTGACAACTGGGGTCGAAAGAAGCTAATGCTCTTTGGATCGGTTGGGCTATCCGCCATCTACATCCTTCTGGGAGGTGCTTTCTTTTTCGGATTTAAGGGTATACCCGTGCTTACGCTTGTGGTAGCAGCCATTGCCGTTTACGCCATGTCGCTTGCACCAATTGTGTGGGTAATACTCTCCGAGATATTCCCGAACCGTGTACGTGGAGCCGCAATGGCTTTGGCAACATTCGCGCTCTGGGTTGCCTGCTTTATTCTTACCTACACGTTCCCACTTCTAAACAGCTCATTGGGAGCTGCAGGAACATTCTGGGTATATGCCGGAGTTTGCCTAGTAGGATTTCTATTCATCGTAAAGAATTTGCCCGAAACCAAGGGTAAATCGCTAGAGGAGATAGAGCATCAAATAGTAAAATAG